TCCATAAAAAATCTCGCTCCGGGATTGCAGAACAGCACCCTTATTCATGAAATTCGTCTTCGCCTTCTACAACCGGCGCGGGCTCGCACTCGCCAATCAGTTTAATCGCCTCGCAGATGCGGTCGATTTCCGTATCGCTCGTAATGAACGGCGGCATGGTGTAGACGTAGTTGCAGAAGGGCCGTAGCCACACGCCCGTTTCGCGAATCACGCGCAGTATATCCTCGGCACTGGGTTTCGCCTTCAGTTCTAGCACGCCGATTGCTCCGAGTACGCGCACGTCGGCCGCGTTCTCGAGACTGCGGAGCGGTTCCAGGTTTGCACGGAGCCGCTTCTCGATTCGGGCGACACTGCCTGCGTAGTCGCGGTTTTCGAAAAGCGAGAGCGATGCAATCCCTGCGGCGCAAGCGAGCGGGTTTGCCATGTAGGTAGGCCCGTGCATGAATGCGGGAATCCTGCTGTTCGTGATGGTGTCCGCCACCTTCCCGGATGCAATGCAGGCCGCCATCGTGATGCTTCCGCCGGTAAGCGCCTTGCCGATGCACATGATGTCCGGCTTTATCCCCGCATGCATCATCGCGAATCTTGGGCCGGTGCGGTAGAATCCCGAGGCAATCTCGTCAAGAATCAGCAGAATGCCGTAGCGGTCGCAAAGCTCGCGGAGTGCCTTCAGGTAGCCCGCGTTGTAAAGCCACATGCCGTTCCCGCCCTGGAAAACGGGTTCGCAGATGACGGCCGCGATTTCATCCTTGTGCTGTTCGACGACGCGTTCCATCGATGCGA
This genomic interval from Fibrobacter sp. UWR3 contains the following:
- the bioA gene encoding adenosylmethionine--8-amino-7-oxononanoate transaminase, whose product is MDSFFDCDLNKKQKFDSEHLWHPYAALKNTPARFLAKSAHGTTIETADGLKLIDAVSSWWCMAHGHNAPEIVEAIRRQSERMCHVMFGGFTHEPAIELGEKLVKFLPEGLDKIFFADSGSIAVECSAKMALQYQHALGRPERCKLVALKGGYHGDTAGAMALSDPDGMHVLFRGIMPQHFFAERPNCRFDEAWNPADFASMERVVEQHKDEIAAVICEPVFQGGNGMWLYNAGYLKALRELCDRYGILLILDEIASGFYRTGPRFAMMHAGIKPDIMCIGKALTGGSITMAACIASGKVADTITNSRIPAFMHGPTYMANPLACAAGIASLSLFENRDYAGSVARIEKRLRANLEPLRSLENAADVRVLGAIGVLELKAKPSAEDILRVIRETGVWLRPFCNYVYTMPPFITSDTEIDRICEAIKLIGECEPAPVVEGEDEFHE